In Hermetia illucens chromosome 5, iHerIll2.2.curated.20191125, whole genome shotgun sequence, a single window of DNA contains:
- the LOC119657466 gene encoding CREB/ATF bZIP transcription factor-like: MVDTKGVSSSISFSSTDPESSCDESVDVSYFEQLLNGEGMSIGKDGTEAVGTRSSSRLHEKRLETLTNDSKGVRSKSSSLEKLPTRRPDPNTSNRNALMARENRRKKKEYLTKLEEEVDEYKSENKKLRKILKQQFKMAEKLKHEKDYLRNVLANQTQITSLLNLFKNQSNASQSTASSPALSTTSSAQRDLLGSDFDFPDSFDESLLPKETDDFFKYIPDQNDLSLHNNLIGDHNYTSGNKSDAGVCLHVCGSHLSLEFCVNCSDSARRSWAE; the protein is encoded by the exons ATGGTGGATACCAAGGGAGTTTCcagttcaatttcattttcttcgACGGATCCAGAAAGCAGCTGTGATGAGTCAGTGGATGTATCGTATTTTGAACAATTATTGAACGGAGAAGGAATGTCCATCGGAAAGGATGGCACGGAGGCTGTGGGGACCCGTAGTTCAAGCCGTCTGCACGAGAAACGTTTGGAAACGTTGACAAACGATTCGAAGGGTGTTCGCAGTAAATCGAGTAGTTTGGAAAAACTTCCAACAAGGCGGCCTGATCCGAACACATCGAACAGGAACGCTTTGATGGCGCGAGAGAATCGGCGCAAGAAGAAGGAGTACTTGACTAAGCTGGAGGAGGAAGTTGATGAATACAAAAGCGAGAACAAAAAACTACGGAAAATACTCAAGCAGCAATTTAAAATGGCTGAAAAACTCAAGCATGAAAAAGATTATCTACGCAACGTATTAGCTAATCAGACGCAAATCACATCACTGttgaacttgttcaaaaatcagTCGAATGCTTCCCAAAGCACGGCTTCATCTCCAGCACTGTCCACGACATCGTCAGCGCAGCGGGACCTGCTAGGCAGTG ATTTCGACTTCCCAGACAGTTTCGATGAATCACTACTGCCCAAGGAAACGGACGACTTCTTTAAATACATTCCTGATCAGAACGATCTCAGTTTGCACAATAATCTCATCGGCGATCACAATTACACGAGTGGAAACAAATCCGATGCAGGCGTGTGTCTCCACGTCTGCGGAAGTCACCTCTCACTGGAGTTTTGCGTGAATTGCAGCGACAGTGCAAGAAGATCTTGGGCGGAGTAG